Within Epilithonimonas zeae, the genomic segment GTAGAAAAAAAAGATGTTGCAGCATCTTGATTGTGTACCACTTTTGTACACCTTGTATTGCGCAAAGCACCATCAATAAACACTTCTATAGATACTGTATCGGAAAGTAATCGCTCGTAATTAACAAATAATTATTTCAAAAATAATTCAAAAGGCTTATTCTCTTTAACAAAAAGACCAGATTAATTCTGGTCTTTTTTATAAAAGTCATATTCCAATTAGTAACTCCAAAAACTCCACTGTTCGCCATTATAAACAGCAAGCGTTTTGAGTGGCCCATTGGATAACAAAACCATTGTTCCTGGAGCTGGGTTGATGATATTCTGATAAGAAGTTGCAATTGGCAAAACCATCGCCTTGGAAGCAGATTCCAGAACCAGAATTCCATCAGCTGAAGAAGTATTACTTCCAATAATTACTTTAGAATTGGTATTTTCTCTCGCAGGTGGCTGAATGGTTAAATAAGAAGTTGCATTAGCAGGCTGGACACTCAGATCTATCCAGGCTGTTCCATTGTAATATTTTGCCTTTGCAGCCGTCGCTGTGGATGCATCAAAAATTATACTTCCCGCCGTTGTTATGGCGGTTTTATCTGTCACATAAGGCAAGATAAGTCCACGATTGCCCGCTGTAGAAAACTCCATCAAAACAGACGTTTTGTCTACCGCACTTCCTACTGCATCACCAAAAATAACCTGTGCAGATATATTGTTCTTACAAACAATAAGAACAATTAACAATAATACTTTTTTCATTTTAAGGACAAGTTTTTCTGTTGAAACATTTCCATCCGACTGATGAATTCACGTAAACCTTCAGACAGTTTTCTGTAGTGTCATAAACCATCATTCCTTCTACAGGATTGGTAATATTGGCAAGTCCAGCAGTAGAAACCCTAGTAGGTACAAAAGCTTTTCGATTGGATTCCAAAGCCAGGAAACCGCCTTTTCTCACCATTGGCCAATTATCTGCAGCTCCGGCTCTCCCTTGGGATGTAATTCCGATTTTGGTATCCTGAACAGTTCCGGATGTTACCGCATTTTCCAGACAGTAAAGTGACAAAGAGTTGGTACTGTACGCAGAAAATGCCACGTCACTATCACCAGATAATACTTGTACAAATTTGACTGCACTTTGATAATTAGCAAGTGTAATCCCAAAATCACTTAACTTGAAAGTCAAAACTCTCACGTCCCTTGTTGTTCCAGAGAAACCACTTCCACTATTATAGTTGTGTGGACAATTTCCGGCAAAATAAAAACTCCAGAGTGCCGTTCCGGAAGGGGTTACTGAAGAAAAATTAACATCCTTTTGAACACCAACAGTATTTCCATTGATGTCAGTAAATTTAAAAACATCGAAAGTTGTACTTGGCGCACCCACTTGAGTCACAATGATATCAGGAATATTATCTGAAATACAATTAGGATTGATGTCTGCCAAAACATTAACATAGAAACTCAAATCCTGTCTTGGAATGTTGAAAACCGCAGTACTAAGATCAAGACCATTTAGCCCATCTCGCAAATAATAGCCGAGTGAAGTATCGCAACTCAAGGATGGCCTATTGGTCTGATCCTGTAAAACACCATTCACATATCTTGGAATTCCAATAAGGTAATTTGTAGAGGTGCTTCCAACAGAAAAAGATGTGGGAAATGCTCTATAATTTTCATTAACATAAGTTCCGACTCTGGATCCAAACAATGTTGGATTAACGCCTGAAGAATAATTAACACCTCCTACCGAGAAACCTAAAAGGTTATTAGTGTCTTGTGCTGTAACATAGCTACCTGAATTATTCTGTGATGTCCAGAATGTATTATAATCTCCGTAGATTACATCTGGCCGAATCTGAGAGTCAAAAAAGTAACCGGTAAAAAAAGCAATCAGAACAAAAGCTTTTTTATAAAATATCATATCCATTTAAAACAATTTTCATTTCCATACCAACCAACCCGTATGTTCCGCGACAAATATATAGAAATTTGCTAATCACAACATATGACACTGATTTATATCATAATTATTAACAAAAATTTGATTATTATTAATAATTTTTTACATATAATCTTTTTAAATTACATTATCATTAATTCACAATTACAAATTTATTACAGATAGTAATTTCCTATATTTGCAGCTAATTTTTTTAAGACAATGAATGCATTTATAGAAGAGCTAAAATGGCGCGGACTTTTTTCTGATATGACGCCGGGAACGGAGGAACAACTGGATAAAGAAATGACAAAAGCTTACATTGGGTTTGACCCAACTGCAGATTCTTTACATATCGGAAGCCTTATCCAAATCAAAATCCTGGCTCACTTTCAGCAGCACGGTCATCAGCCGATTGCTTTGGTTGGTGGTGCAACAGGAATGATTGGTGACCCTTCTGGCAAATCTGCGGAACGTAATCTTTTGAGTGAAGAAACGCTACTCTATTACGTTGATTGCCTGAAAAATCAATTGTCAAGATTCTTAAAATTTGATGGTGATGGAGATAACAAAGCCATTCTTGTCAACAATTACGATTGGATGAAGAATTTCACTTTCCTTGACTTTGCTAAGAATATTGGAAAGCATATCACAGTAAATTATATGATGGCTAAAGATTCTGTAAAGAAACGTTTTTCCGGAGATTCTGGTGTTGACGGAATGAGTTTCACAGAATTCACTTACCAACTTTTACAAGGTTATGATTACCTTCATCTTTACCAAAATGACGGTGTGAAGCTTCAAATGGGAGGTTCTGACCAATGGGGAAATATCACAACAGGAACAGAATTAATCAGAAGAAAAGCGCAAGGTGAGGCTTATGCTTTAACCGTTCCTTTGATTACAAAAGCGGATGGTTCCAAGTTCGGAAAGTCAGAAAGTGGCGAGAACTATTGGCTGGATGCTAAGAAAACTTCGCCATACAAATTCTACCAATTCTGGCTAAATGCAACAGATTCTGATGCAGAACGTTTTATCAAGTTCTATACTTTCCTTCCAAAAGAAGAGATTGAAGTTTTGATTGAGGAACATAAAACTGCGGCACATGAAAGAAAACTTCAGAAAAAACTTGCTGAAGAAGTTACAATTTGGGTTCATGGACA encodes:
- the tyrS gene encoding tyrosine--tRNA ligase; the protein is MNAFIEELKWRGLFSDMTPGTEEQLDKEMTKAYIGFDPTADSLHIGSLIQIKILAHFQQHGHQPIALVGGATGMIGDPSGKSAERNLLSEETLLYYVDCLKNQLSRFLKFDGDGDNKAILVNNYDWMKNFTFLDFAKNIGKHITVNYMMAKDSVKKRFSGDSGVDGMSFTEFTYQLLQGYDYLHLYQNDGVKLQMGGSDQWGNITTGTELIRRKAQGEAYALTVPLITKADGSKFGKSESGENYWLDAKKTSPYKFYQFWLNATDSDAERFIKFYTFLPKEEIEVLIEEHKTAAHERKLQKKLAEEVTIWVHGQAEYEKALKASQILFGQSTTEDLVSLDEELFLQIFDGVPQKEVSKSELVGSNIVDLISEKTGFLKSKGEAKRELTGNAISVNKTKVGEDYSVSESDLIDGKFLLLQKGKKNYFIVKGI